The sequence ATTTTCGCGCTATCACCCAAGACAAAAACATTGCCTTTGCTGGATACCTACCAACTCTTGATTTTGTGGCAGCTGCAGGACGTGAAAAAACCAACAGCAACAGCACAAACAATCAAGATGTTTACCTTAACCGCACTGAAATGGCCTTCATTCTTCAGTGGAACCTTTTTCGAGGTGGTGCAGACAAGCTAAACATCAGTCGCCAAGATAGCCGCATTAGCGCTGCGTCTTATCGCGTCATGGAAGCTATCAATGAAAAAACTCTCGAGACAGCTCAAGCATACCTTGCAGCACTCAAAGAGATGAAGCTTCTTGAACTCGCTAAAGAAAACGTAGAAGTACATGACCGCCTTTACAACCAAATCCAACAACGCATTGATGCGGGCATTGGCGCACAATCTGAACTTGAGCAAGCCGCCAGCCGTTTAGCCTTGGCTGAATCAAATCTTGTTGCCACACAAAACAACTTTGATGACGCAGTGGTTAATTTTGAAAAAGTCTATGGCTCCTCTGTTAACCCCGAAGCCTTTAGTGACCCAGCTAACAGCGCAGATATTCCTGAAAACTTTGCCCTCTTGCTAGAACAAGGACAGCAAAACAACCCTTCTTTAAAAGTTCAGCGCGCCAACATTGATGTGGCAACAAAAAATTACCACATCAGCAAAGCCGCATACCTTCCTGTGATAGACTTAGAAGCTAAGCAGTCGTGGAACAAAAACATTGGGGGCGTAGAAGGAGACGATGACTCTAGCTCCATTATGTTGCGCTTTACTTACAACCTTTACAATGGTGGAGCCGATGACGCTACACATCAAAAACGCATCAGCGAACTTGCTAAAGAAAAAGAGGTCTTTAGCATGATGGAACGCCAAAATAAAGAACGCTTGGGCTTAGCGTGGAACGCGTACACCATGATTGACAAACAAATGGGCTACATTGAAAAACACCGTGACCTAAGCGAAAAAACCCTCTCGCTCTACAACGAAGAGTTTGGCCTCGGACGTCGCACCTTGCTTGATATTTTAGATACTGAAGGCGAATACTACGGTGCGCAACGTGAACTTGTTACCGCCAAATATGACAAAATTTTCGCCAAATACCGCATCTTTGAACAAACTGGCACCTTGCTACAAGTAGCGGGTACTCATGGTCTTGAGATGGTTGGCATGGCAGATACGGGTGTTTCCAAGGCGGACGAATTAGACACTATCTCTCACTAATTTTTGCTGTATACTGTCGCATCGTGCAACACCATGTTGTGCGGTGCGCAGGGATTTTAAAGGGAGAGAGATGCCAGAAGAGATTATTAATGCTGTGGGTATAGACCCGCTATTAGAGTGCTTGGTGATTGTTGCCAAACTTCACGGAAAACCTTTTAGTGCTGAATCGCTTATCGAAGGGCTACCTACCGCCAAAGGGCGTGCTGAGCCGGAGCTTTTTTCTATTCACGGCGCTAAAGCTAACTTTTCTCGCGCCGCGGCGCGTGCGGGATTTACCTCCAAGGTTGTTAAGCGCGAACTAAAACAAATCCCTGCCCTTGTACTGCCTTGTATTTTGATGCTCAAAGACAAGCAAGCCTGCATTCTAGATGCGTTTGATGCCAACAAAACCCACGCACGTATCATTGTTCCTGAGTGCGGCGAGGGCGAAACATGGGTGCGTGTAGAGGATTTAGAAAAAGAGTATTTGGGCTTTGCCTTTTACCTCAAACGCATTTACCTTCAATCCGAACGCAAAGACGACGTGCTTGAACAGCGAGAATCCAAACACTGGTTTTGGGGAACACTATGGCGCTCACGCAAGCTCTATAAGGACGTTTTATTAGCATCTTTAGTTGTCAATTTTTTTGTACTTGCTAGTCCCTTATTTGTCATGAACGTTTATGACAGGGTCGTGCCCAACAATGCCGTTGAGACTCTTTGGGTTATGGCCATTGGGGTAGCGGTAGTCTATCTCCTTGATACGGTACTCAAATTTTTACGCGCCTATTTCTTGGAAGTGGCAGGTAAAAAAAGTGATATTATCATGTCTTCCATGATTTTTGAAAAGGTCATGGCGCTCACCATGGGTGTGTGGCCAAAGTCCATTGGCTCTTTCGCGAACAACCTCAAAGAATTTGAATCCATTCGCTCTTTTTTTACCTCCGCCACGGTGTCTACCATCATTGACCTACCCTTTGTGGTAATTTTTATTGTGGTGATTTATTTTATCGGCGGCTCTATTGTCGTGGTTCCTTTGGTGGTCATGCTCTTGCTCCTTGGGTATGCACTGTCCATTAGACAATCCCTTAGTAAAAGTATCGAAAGCGCCTATAAAGCCGCGGCACAAAAAAATGCTATTTTAATTGAAAGCCTTAGCAACATCGAAATGATTAAAACTATGGGTGCCACAGGGCGTGCACAGTTTCAATGGGAAGAGGCTTCGGGGGAGATTGCGCAAAAAGGGCTAAAAACTCGCATTATTTCAAATTCTATTTCCACTATTACTGCTCTTTTGGTGCAACTCAACACCGTTGCAGTGGTAGTGTATGGGGTATATCTGATTCAAGATTTAAGTCTGACCATGGGGGGATTAATTGCAACGGTCATTCTCTCTTCCCGCGCTATTTCACCCCTTGGGCAAATTGCCTCACTAATGGCGAATTACCAACACACCAAAACGGCTTTAACCTCCCTTAATGACATCATGGCGCTTCCTGTGGATAGGCCTCACGGAAGAGAGTACATCAATCGAGAGAAATTTGAAGGGAAAATTGAATTCAAAAACGTCACCTTTACCTACCCAGGAGCCTTGAAACCTGCCCTTGAAAATGTCAGTTTTGTCATTCAACCCAAGGAGCGTGTTGGTATTGTAGGAAGAATTGGGTCTGGAAAAACCACTCTTGAAAAACTGATTCTTGGGCTATATCAACCAAGCTCGGGGAGTATTTTAATTGACGATATTGATATCAGTCAAATCGACCCTGCGGATTTGCGCACCCATATTAGCTACGTTTCCCAAGACATTGTGCTTGCCAATGGCACCGTCAAAGACAACATTGCCTATAAAGCGCCCTACGCTACCGATGAAGAGATTTTAGAAGCAGCCAAGCTAGCGGGCGTAGAAGAATTCATCCGCCAAAACCCGCAAGGATACGAGATGGAAGTGGGCGAACGCGGTGCTGCCCTTTCAGGAGGTCAGCGCCAAAGCATCGCTATTGCTAGAGCGTTTTTGCTCGATGCGCCTATCGTACTTTTAGATGAGCCAACAAACTCCATCGACAACACCATGGAGGCAAAAATTAGAACCCATTTTGCCCGTAAATTTGAAAATAAAACCATCATGCTAATTACTCACAAAACAGCACTCCTTCCTCTTGTAGATAGGCTTATCATTCTCGATAATGGCAAAATTGTCTTGGACGGCCCACGTGATAATGTCTTAAAACAACTCCAAGGAAATGGAGGCGCCCGTGTTTGAGAAACTTCCTAAAATCGACCCTCACGCCGTGCGCTCTGTCTCTAAAAAACAGAGTTATTCTCCCCAAGATTTAGCATACATGAGAAGCCTCAGTGCAGCAGTCTTAGAGAAGTCCACCCTTAGTAGCCGTTTGATTTTGTGGACAATCGCCCTTTCGGTTGCTTGGCTTGTCTTATGGGCAAGTTACGCTTCTGTGGATGAAATAGCACGCGGAGAAGGCAGGGTTATTCCTTCAAGCCGCGTCCAAGTGGTGCAAAACCTCGAAGGAGGCATCGTCGAAGAACTTTACGTGCGCGAAGGGGACAACGTCCAACGCGGCCAACCCCTTCTTAAGATTCAAGACATTCGTTTTGTGAGCTCTTTTCAAGAAAACCGCCTACGCATCCAAGAACTCAAAGCCAAAACCATCCGTTTGTACGCAGAAGCCAATGGTTTGGATTTTGACAGTGCCCCTAGAGACCAAACGCTAGACTCTTCTTTTTTGGACGAAGAAAAAAGCCTCTTTTTAAGCAATAAAATCCAACTTGAAAATGCCATCGAAATCATCAACAGCCAACTGCGCCAACGCACTAGCGAGCTCACTGAAATACGTGCGCGCATTCGTCAGCTCACCCGTAGCCTAAGTCTTCTTAAAGAGGAAATCACCCTCAAAGAACCCATGGTTAAACAAGGAGTTGTGCCTGCGGTGGAGCTATTGCAATTACGCCGCCAGCTCAATGATGCCGAAGGAAGCCTAGAGAGCGCCAAGCTTTCTGTGCCACGCATCGAATCCTCCATTGAAGAGACCCGCGGCAAAATCCAAGACACCGTTCTTGCCTTTCGCAACAAAGCCAAAGAGCAGTTCAACGAAGTTTCTGCCGAACTCATGCTCACTCAGCAATCCATCGGTGCCCTTACTGACCGCGTAGACAGAGCCATCGTGCGTGCACCTGTAAGTGGTACGGTTAAGCAGCTCTTTACCAATACTGTGGGCGGGGTAGTAAAGCCGGGTATGGACATCATGGAAATCGTACCCATTGATGACGCACTGCTTGTGGAAGTGAAAGTCAAACCCTCCGACATCGCTTTCATCCAACTCGACCAACCTGCAACGGTCAAATTTACCGCCTATGATTTTTCCATCTACGGCGGCCTAACAGGTCACGTGAGCCAAATCGGCGCAGACACTATCACTGACGAAAAAGGCAATACCTACTATGTGGCGATGATTAAAACCGACTCTACACACCTAAGTTCTGCTAATGAGATTTTACATATTAAAGTTGGAATGGTAGCCAGTGTTGACATTATCACAGGCAAAAAAACAGTCTTGGACTTTTTACTCAAACCCATCCTCAAAGCCAAACACAATGCCTTACGGGAGCGTTAATTATGATACTTTGTTGCGTCACTTACCCCACTATTTTTGCCCATTGGAAAGCAGCCATTGAAACAGAAAATCCTTTACATGTAAAGGATTTTTCAACATTACTTGAAACCCTCAACACCTCCTCTTCGATGATTCTACTCGTCCATGGAGAATTTTTTGGAGAAACCCCTTTGGTTTCGGGTATTTTGCAACTGCGCACCCATGCCCCAAGAACACGCATTATGGTCTTAGAAGATACCCCTACCTTTGAAGAGGGCAAGCCTCTTTTGCGCCTGGGTATTTTTGGCTATGCCAATGCAAGACTCTCAGCTGCCCATTTACAACAAGCACTTATGCTTATTAGAGATGGGAATATTTGGCTCTATCCTGAATTTTTACTCCAAATGATTCAAGGGCTTCCCCAAACCGACTCTTCGGATTTTCTCACCCAGCGCCTCACAAAGCGAGAATACGAGATTGCTACCCTTGTAGCCCAAGGACGTTCCAACAAAGAGATTGCCAAAATCTCTTTTATCACCGAACACACCGTTAAGGTGCATTTACGTACTATCTTTGAAAAATTGGGTATTCACGATAGGCTCTCTCTGGCGCTAATGTTTCGCTAAAACTAAATTTGACACAAAAATACCACTAAAGAGGAATACCCCTCCTCTCTCCTTTGTCCTATACTGTTCATAGTTAAAAATATCTACACAAAGGATCTACCATGGCAACAGTCGTCGGATTTGTGACACAGATCACAGGAGTCGTAAGAGCAGTTTCAGCGGATGGAACCGTTCGTGTTTTGGTCATGGGAGATCCTGTCCATGCCAACGAAACCCTTGAAACCGTAGGACAAAACAGTGGTGTTAGCGTGCTTTTTGAAGACGGACGCCAAATTGCAATGCAAGGCCAAGAAACTTCTTTGCTAGATGATTCTGTTTACAATGGTCAAGGTTACGCCGAATCTGAAGTACAAGCTATTCAAGAAGCTCTAGCCCAAGGTCAAACCCTTGAAGAAGCTGCCGCAGGTGAAGAAGGCCCAGCGAGTGATGGTGGTTCTGGCGATATCTTTGTCGCTGAGCGTACAGGAGATTTGGGCGATATAGGCTCCTATATTCTCCCTACTGATTTTGCTACCTCACAAGTTGAAGAAGGGGCGGAAGATGGTCTTATCAACGTCGCTCCTACGGTGTTTGATGTAAGTGCTGTGCAAATCGAAGTGCTTGATGGCCAAAACGTCATCTCCGGACAACTCCTTGTCACCGACACAAACCCCAACGATACCCACGAATTTTTTGCTGTTGAAGACTCCTTAAATGTCACCACGCCTGATGGGGTTGCCATTGAGGGTCTTACTTTTGTCCTTAATCTTGATGGCAGTTACACCATCACTGGCGATTTTAACGCTTTGGCTGTTGGCGAAGAAGCTGTTGTAACCTTTCAATACTTTGCCGTCGATAACTTTGATGCTGTCTCCCAAACAGCTACGTTTACCCTAACCATAACAGGCACCAATGACCAGCCTGTGGTGAGTGATGTCAACGCAAATGGCGGCACTTTCTCTTGGTTGATAGGCGGAATTGGCAACGAAGACCAAGGTGAAAATGAAGGTCAAGGTGATTATCCATCGCTTTTAGCAGTACAATCCAATGTCGATCTTGAAACATTGAATGCCTTTATCAGCACAGGTGAAGGCTCAACAACTATTCAGGAATATTTTACCCAAGAACAAGGGTATGACCCATACGATGGCTCCGCACTCAAACTCACCCTTGGTGTCAGTGCAGGAGAAACCGTTGTGTTTAACTGGACGTTTTTTGATGCTGAGGGAGGCGAAGGGGAAAATACAACAGATTTTAATGATTTTTCTTTTGTTGTCATCAACGGTGAAATTATTTATCCTTTGGCAAACTCTGCTCAAGAAGGCAACCAAAACAACGGCACCTTTAGCTACACCTTTAGTGAGGGCGGAACGCATGAGATTGTTTTTGGTGTCATGAACGATGAAGACAGTGCCGTTAGCTCAAGTTTACAAGTCACACACGTCTCTGGTGGAGAGATTATTGACGCTCAAACTGCAGGACATGTTGAAACGCTCGAAGGAAGCAACCTTGTCCACGAATCTGCTGACCCTCAATCAGACACAGAAGACGTATATACAACCTTTGAAGGCACCCTTCCTGCCGTGCAAGATGACGACACAAACGACACCCACACTTACGAGGCAGTAGAAGAATCTTTACATGTAAACAATGAACTTGTTACTGACCTCACCGTTACCGTCAACGCAGATGGCACTTACAGCATCCAAGGCAACTTCAATGCCCTAGCCGCAGGCGAAACCGCCACCGTAACCTTTCAGTACGTTGCCAATGACGGTCGTGGGTTTGATGGCACTGATGGCATCAACGAAAGCTCTATCAGCGAGCCCGCCACAGTAACTCTTACCATCACAGGTACGAATGACCGCCCCGTGGTTGAAGATGTAAGCGATACACAAAACGAAGCCTTAAACGGTCTTAACACTTTCGCAGGAACCCTTGTTGCAAGTGATGAAGATGCGACCGATACACACACTTACGCCTTAGTAGAAGAGAGTGCCACTATCGACAACGAACTCATTACAGAATACAGTGTAGAGGTAAACGAAGATGGCACTTATAGTGTCAGTGGCGACTTCAATGCTTTAGCTACAGGCGAAAGTGCAACCATCACATTTCAATACACCGCCACAGACAGCAGCAGCACGCAAGCCAATGGCGAATCAGACACCTCTGCTCCCGCAACAGTAACACTGGTGGTCACTGGAACAAACGACCAACCTGTAGTTGAGGATGTTACCGCTGTGGTGACAGAAGCATCTTTGCTTGACACGCCACGAGAAGACTCCCGTTATGAGGGACAACTAAGCGCATCTGATGCTGATGCTAGTGACACCCACACCTTTAGCATTGACAGTGGCACGTACCGCGTCAGTATTACTACAGTAGATAGCCAGGGTGCTGAAACTGTCACGACACTTGCTCCATGGGCTGTAAGTATTTTGATGCTTACTAATCAACTCTCCATTGATCTCAACGCCGAAACAGGCGAATACAGTGTTTATAGTACATGGTTTAACACACTTGGTGCCAACCAAAGCATGAGTGTCTCCTTTGATTACCGTGCCAACGATGGTCAAGGCTTTAGCGGTGACTCGGCTCATGAAAACTCCTTGAGCGAAGCAGCAACTGCAACCCTTGTGGTTCAAGGCACCAATGACCAACCTGTTGCATTCCCAGACAATGTTAGCGCATGGGAAGCCTTTTTGGCCAATACGCCTAGCGAAGATGCGATGTTTGCAGGAAGATTGCCTTTTGCTCTCGATGAAGACACACTGGATAACTTCGACCTTACTTATGTTGGCGTTGATGCAGACGAAAATGGAGTGATTGACACAACCACCACAGGACCAGTTGATGATGCCGGTGCTCCCGTGGTAGACCCATCACAAACCGTTGTAACCATTAACCCTGATGGCACTTACAGTGTTGTCAACCCCACTTTCAATGGCCTTGCCGCTGGAGAAAGCGCAACAGTCACATTCCAGTACTACGTCAATGATGGCTCGGGTGCGGTAGCGGGCGCCAACCCACACGAATCTCCTGATAGCGAACCTCAAACCATCACACTTACCATCCGTGGCACCAATGACCGCCCCGTGGTTGAAACCATTAGTGATGAAGAAAACGAGGCCCTTGAGGGCACCAACACGTTCACGGGAACCCTTACCGCGACCGACGAAGATGTCAACGACACACATACTTTCCACTTGCGCCACAACTCCGTCAATTCTGACAATCCACTTGTGACTGGCCTAAGTGTGATCCTCGCGCCCAATGGCGAATACAGCGTCAGTGGTGATTTCAACGCTTTAGCCGTCGGCGAGAGTGCGACCATCACATTCCAATACCGTGCAAATGACGGTTCTGGCTCTCCCCTTTGGGATGAATCACGCTATTCTAGCTACGAAACTGTAACATTAACCGTTACAGGCACCAATGATGCGCCTGTGATTTCTGAACAATCTGTCACCTCAGGTGACGCAAAAGAAGCAGGCGTTGTGACCGATGAGGGCATAACTACACCTGTCGCAGCTGTACAAGCCACTGGTACTTTGGTGGCAACCGATGTGGACAATGGCGCTACATTGACATGGACGGGTGATGACGCAGGTACATACGGAAACTTTGCGATTGACGCAACAACGGGCGAATGGACTTATACCATTGATAGCACACCTGGCTCACTTGCAGACCAACTCGCCCAAGGTGAAACCAAGACAGAAACCTTTACCGCAACCGTCACGGACGAACACGGTGCGACCGATATCCAAACGGTAACCATTACCGTTACGGGTACCAATGACGCACCAATAGCTGAACTTCAAGACGACCTCAACGCCGTTGAAGATGGCACCCTTATCACAGGACAACTTGTCGCCAACGACATCGACAACGATGATAATGCGGCCACATTAACCTACACTCTCGTAGGCGACGCACCTGCTGGCTTTGTACTCAACAGCGACGGTAGCTACAGCTTCGACCCTTCCGATGACGCGTACCAATCCCTTGGCGTTAACGAGACTGCCGATGTCACCTTTACGTGGATTGCCACCGACAGGCACGGAGCCTCCTCTGAACCCCAGGAAGTTACCATTACCGTCACAGGAGTCAACGATGCGCCCGTGGCAACGGATGATGGCAAGCCAAACTTTACCTTCGGCGCTCTTTCTGGCAGTTACTACGCTGTTGATAGCGAACACAATGGCCTAGAGGGCAGCACATACAATAACAACAATAGTTACCTTATTGACAACCTCACTGAATTCAAACACATCGTTGCCACCACCGACCCTGCTGCGACCTTTGAAGCGACAAAAGTATGGTACGGTTATGGCAACAGCAATGGTGTTTCAACAGGCAACAGCCTAGAGGCGTTTTTAAATCACGATGGCGCGTCCCTCAACTACACCGATGGACAAACCAACACCCCTGAGGGCGGCGTACACATCAGCGGAAGCGTATACATCAAAGCAGGTACCTATAACTTTAAAGTTCTTGCGGATGATGGCTACGAAATCCTCGTTAATGGCGAAAGTGTTGCCAAGTACAACAACAACCAAAGCCCATCAACCCGAACCCACGATGCATTTACTATCGACGCAGACGGCTGGTACGACATCGAAATGTACTGGTGGGACCAAGGCGGCGAGTATGTCTTCAAACCTGAAATCAGTGCCGATGGCGGACTAACCTACACAGCGCTTTCCAACGAAGGCACTTATGTTACGCCTGAAGATACAGCCTTTACTTTCCAACCCGAAGAGTTGCTTGCCAACGACTTTGACATCGACGGCGACACGCTTACTATTATCAGTGTAAGCAATGCGGTTAATGGCACCGTTGAACTCAACGAAGACGGCACCATCACTTTTACGCCCGCAGAAAACTTCAACGGCATCGCCACTTTTGAGTACACCATCTCTGATGGTAATGGCGGCGAAGACAGCGCGACCGTAACTTTACATGTAAGCCCTGTAAACGACGCGCCAGTGGCTGTGGATGACGCTCTTGAAACAAGCAAAGATATACCACTTATCATCCCTGTAGCTGACTTACTGGAAAATGACAGCGATGTAGACGGTGACACACTAAGCATCATCAGTGTTGGCGACGCGACCAATGGTACTGTTACTCTTAATGGAGATGGCACCATCACCTTTACACCAACAGGTGGTTTTAGTGGGGATGCAACCTTTACCTACACTGTTTCTGATGGCAACGGTGGCACAGATACCGCAACCGTCACCATTACAATTGACCCAGGCAACAGCGACCCAACTATCACGGTCACTACAGGCAACCCTGAGAATGCCAACGACACTGTATCTGAATCAGGTCTTGCAATCGGCTCAAACCCATCGGCAGCAGCTATTGTTGCTACTGGTGTCTTCTCCATCGCCGATGCAGACGGACTGGACGACATCACCTCCATCACCCTTGCAGGAACCCAGTTTACTGTTAACGCGTCCGATGGTTTTGCTGGCATCGTAGGAGAAAGTGCTGATACCCAATACGGCACCGTGACCGTCACAAGTTACAATGGCAATGGCAACTTTAGCTACACCTACGAGCTAAGCGACCCTGCAACCAATGACGCACCACCTGCACCAACCCACGTAGGCGCACAAGACAGTTTTACAGTTGTTGTTTCTGACGGGGAAGCCTCAGCGGAAGCAACCATCACCATTGACATTACCGATGATACACCACAAAGCTTTAGTAATGAAGCGACCTTAAGTGTTGCTGCAAGCGAAGTACTAGTGGGTGGTTTTGCTGCGGGCTGGGTTAATGTTGACACAACAGGCAACAGCTACACAGGAACCAATCTAGACACAGATGCATATAAAGACAAAATCGAATGGGGAGACCCTGTTAATCCTGGGCAAAGATCTGGGTATGTGTTCACGGACAACGAAGCTTTGCGCTCCAACAATGGTGTGGAAATCGATACAGAATTCACACTTGGAACTTTTATACACAATAACTTCAAAACATGGTCTGGCACCTCTACATTAGAATCAGCCGACCTTGAGGTGAAGTTTATGGTCACTATCAATGGCCAAAGCCACCTCATCACACACACTATTCAGTTTGAACACGAAGAAACTCCTAACAATGACGTTGACCCACTGGAAGATGCAGATGTTGTGACTATTAAAAACGCAACATTCCAAACAGAGATTAACGGTCAAACCTACACCTTTAGTATTCTTGGTTTTGTGGATGGAAGCGGCAACCCTGTCACCACCGTACACACCCTTGAAAACCAAGCCAATTCCTTTGAGTTGGTCGCTAAAATCTCCTCTACTGACGCCTTACCCACTGTTTCAGACAGTGTTGGGCACGTTGGCTCAGACTGGGGTGCAGATGGCGCAGCTAGTGCACAAAGCATCACATGGGAAAATGAGGGAAGCACCATCGAAAGCGGTGCCATCCAAGGCACTTACGGCACATTGACTGTGGATGCAAATGGCAACTACACCTACACTCTTGACCGCGATGTAAAAGACAGTATGGACGCGGATGAAACCTTAACTGAGGAGTTTACCTATTATCTCACCGACGGAGATGGTGACCCTGTGGCTTCCACACTCACCGTTACTATCAACGGCCAAGCCACGCTGGACGCGATTGATAACCTTGCCGCAGTGACCATTGACGAGGTCGCTATTGCTCCTGCACCGACAACCGAAGAGGTATTAGACACATTTAAACTTCAAGGTTCAAGCAATAGTTACAACAACCGTACGCTCACCAAAACAGAGCAGTTTAGTATTGAAGAGGACGCAACAGGCAACCTTAACTTCAGTGTGGACGTGACCACCGTTGGGGGCGGCACAAAAGCAACCTATAGTTGGACGCTCTTTGAGATTGTTGATGGTGTTAAAACTGCCATCAATGGTA is a genomic window of Sulfurospirillum tamanense containing:
- a CDS encoding TolC family outer membrane protein gives rise to the protein FRAITQDKNIAFAGYLPTLDFVAAAGREKTNSNSTNNQDVYLNRTEMAFILQWNLFRGGADKLNISRQDSRISAASYRVMEAINEKTLETAQAYLAALKEMKLLELAKENVEVHDRLYNQIQQRIDAGIGAQSELEQAASRLALAESNLVATQNNFDDAVVNFEKVYGSSVNPEAFSDPANSADIPENFALLLEQGQQNNPSLKVQRANIDVATKNYHISKAAYLPVIDLEAKQSWNKNIGGVEGDDDSSSIMLRFTYNLYNGGADDATHQKRISELAKEKEVFSMMERQNKERLGLAWNAYTMIDKQMGYIEKHRDLSEKTLSLYNEEFGLGRRTLLDILDTEGEYYGAQRELVTAKYDKIFAKYRIFEQTGTLLQVAGTHGLEMVGMADTGVSKADELDTISH
- a CDS encoding type I secretion system permease/ATPase; translated protein: MPEEIINAVGIDPLLECLVIVAKLHGKPFSAESLIEGLPTAKGRAEPELFSIHGAKANFSRAAARAGFTSKVVKRELKQIPALVLPCILMLKDKQACILDAFDANKTHARIIVPECGEGETWVRVEDLEKEYLGFAFYLKRIYLQSERKDDVLEQRESKHWFWGTLWRSRKLYKDVLLASLVVNFFVLASPLFVMNVYDRVVPNNAVETLWVMAIGVAVVYLLDTVLKFLRAYFLEVAGKKSDIIMSSMIFEKVMALTMGVWPKSIGSFANNLKEFESIRSFFTSATVSTIIDLPFVVIFIVVIYFIGGSIVVVPLVVMLLLLGYALSIRQSLSKSIESAYKAAAQKNAILIESLSNIEMIKTMGATGRAQFQWEEASGEIAQKGLKTRIISNSISTITALLVQLNTVAVVVYGVYLIQDLSLTMGGLIATVILSSRAISPLGQIASLMANYQHTKTALTSLNDIMALPVDRPHGREYINREKFEGKIEFKNVTFTYPGALKPALENVSFVIQPKERVGIVGRIGSGKTTLEKLILGLYQPSSGSILIDDIDISQIDPADLRTHISYVSQDIVLANGTVKDNIAYKAPYATDEEILEAAKLAGVEEFIRQNPQGYEMEVGERGAALSGGQRQSIAIARAFLLDAPIVLLDEPTNSIDNTMEAKIRTHFARKFENKTIMLITHKTALLPLVDRLIILDNGKIVLDGPRDNVLKQLQGNGGARV
- a CDS encoding HlyD family type I secretion periplasmic adaptor subunit, encoding MFEKLPKIDPHAVRSVSKKQSYSPQDLAYMRSLSAAVLEKSTLSSRLILWTIALSVAWLVLWASYASVDEIARGEGRVIPSSRVQVVQNLEGGIVEELYVREGDNVQRGQPLLKIQDIRFVSSFQENRLRIQELKAKTIRLYAEANGLDFDSAPRDQTLDSSFLDEEKSLFLSNKIQLENAIEIINSQLRQRTSELTEIRARIRQLTRSLSLLKEEITLKEPMVKQGVVPAVELLQLRRQLNDAEGSLESAKLSVPRIESSIEETRGKIQDTVLAFRNKAKEQFNEVSAELMLTQQSIGALTDRVDRAIVRAPVSGTVKQLFTNTVGGVVKPGMDIMEIVPIDDALLVEVKVKPSDIAFIQLDQPATVKFTAYDFSIYGGLTGHVSQIGADTITDEKGNTYYVAMIKTDSTHLSSANEILHIKVGMVASVDIITGKKTVLDFLLKPILKAKHNALRER
- a CDS encoding response regulator transcription factor; this translates as MILCCVTYPTIFAHWKAAIETENPLHVKDFSTLLETLNTSSSMILLVHGEFFGETPLVSGILQLRTHAPRTRIMVLEDTPTFEEGKPLLRLGIFGYANARLSAAHLQQALMLIRDGNIWLYPEFLLQMIQGLPQTDSSDFLTQRLTKREYEIATLVAQGRSNKEIAKISFITEHTVKVHLRTIFEKLGIHDRLSLALMFR